TGTTGCTCTATTAGAAtatacatgaaaaaatatattttttcaatttagcttttacacatttaatatgcaaattatgtATCATATGATTAAATATGCACATGTTTGCATATTACAACAAAAGATCCCATGGAAAATGTCTAATTAACAGATCAGATTACTTTGTcaaaatacagtatttaataaaaaatgctgtttaatataaatagaacataatattaattatattaaattgcccacaaaatataaatgaataatatcaAAGGTTTTCTAGCATcaataaaatgtatgaataaaatgttaaattaggaGCTCAGCCATGAAAAATTAGATATTACTTTTGAGCAAAATATCCTTTTACAAATGCAAACTAATGCTTATATGAAAggtgatgtattttttattttttacataataccGTTGTTTTcccttattttcttcttcttgttttaagcataaatgtaacaaaattttGTGAAGTTTGTGCTTGAAATGACACAATATTTAATAATTCCAGACattctactgttcaaaagtttttttttttttcaaacattcaaaagtaactcTTAAATACATggtgtttatttataaatatttatcaaataatgtattgtgaaaaacttttcaacatttaaatgtttaaaatcagcatattagaatgatttctggaggatcatgtgacactgaagactggagtaatgatgtaaaAAAATCTGCTTTGCCTTCAAAGGGatcaattacataaaaaaatagtaacaattaaaaaataaatacattgtaataatgtttcaaaatatttatgtttGACTGAGTGCAGCTATGCTGAGTTCAGCTTTACTTTCaaagggataaattacatttaaacaaataaataaacacattttttatatttctaaatatttgtttcactgtatatttatcaaataaatgcagctatgCTGAGTGTAAGAGTTTTTCgtttacaaacatttaaaaaaagaaatccacaaacaaccccaaacttttaagaAGGGTTTATTTTCAGATAAATGTCTTATGTAATTTTCTTTTGTAAATTTATAAATCTGTCAGTTTATTTCCAACAACTGGTTTATTGTGTAATACTTTTTTTAGTTGGAGTTTGAGAAGGCAAAGACGTCCAGAATGGAAAGGGAGAACAAACGACTGTACGATCAGTTAGAAGAGCAGCGTGTCCAGCATAAACAGCTTATGACGGCGCTGAGACGAGAATGCAAACGCTCCAGCACACGTGCCCATAAGGAATCCCAGCGCTCCAACGAAATCAGCCATCGCCTCGATCGTGAGCGAGCGGCCAATCAGGCTCTGAGGGCGGAGCTCCAGGAAGAAAAGAAGCAGGCTATGCAAACGGAGGCGAGGCGAGAGGAGCTGCTGGCCGAGTTTGACACTGAAAGGGAGCAGCTTGGGCTGAGATTAAGAAAAGAGGAAGCGCGCTCCAGAGCACTACAGGAAGAAGTAGAGAAGCTGAGGAGAGAGATGAACAATGCAGAAGAGAAATCAAATAAGATGCAGACAAAAATGAACGGACACCATGTTCCTATAGAGGAAGATGGGAATTTTGAGAAGCAGGGCATGTTAACCAATGGGAGCTCTCAGACCAAACCACAAGCTCACAGCCCCACAAACATCAATCAATCCCCTGACATGCCCAGCACACAAGCTGCATACCAGGCTGGCATCAACCAGCGCTTCCATGCAGCCCGTCACAAGTTCCAAGGCACCCCTGATCAAGATTCCCAGACCCTCTCCTCCCCTCCGAATAGTCCATGTGACTTCTCGCCCTCTGGAGCCCATGTGACTCCACCTGACAACACTTCTTCTAAACAAGCGGCCCGCAGCAGCGTCACACATGCCCCGAGTCGCTTCAGCACTCAGCAGAGTCCCAGCAAACCAACATCCCCCAACAGTTCCCCTTTCGGCACAGATTACCGCACACTGGCCAATTCTGGGATGTTGTCTCCCACCATCAGGTCTCCAACTATTTCCAGAGGGAACCCACCTCCAGTCCCACCCAAAAAACCAGGCCTCGCTGACACACCGCCTTCTCCGGCCACACTCCGGGCTGCTCACTTGGCTCAAATGAGGGTCGGGTGAGGACGCTGCAGCAACTCAGAGAACAGCAAATAACCAGATCTGGTGCTGTCGTCTAGCGGCTAGCTAGCACAAATGATGAACTTGATCGTGTCAAACACTGttgattattatttgtatttttttgtaagggACATTTCAggttttttaatgcaattttagaatattagaaatgtatattttctcTAAGTAAATTTGCAATACTACCATCTCAGTCAGATGCATGTTGTGTGCATGAATACATTATACATTCTGTATCTTACCATGAGAAAAATCGCCTGTTTATCACAGACAGTCACCAGCTtcaataaatagttttatatattgtcattcaaacaaatatatataaacactaccATTAAATAGTTTgggatttttttaataatttactacttttattaagcaaggctgcattaaaccgatcaaaagttacagtcaagacattttttaacttatatgattattttacaataaatgctgttcttctgaactgttttcaacattgataataataagaaatattttttgagcagcaaatcagcatattagaatgatttctgaaaatcatatgacactgaagactggagtaatgatgctgaaaattcagctttaccatcacaggaataaattacatattagaatgatttcaaatAGAAATAGTGCACATCACATGATTGTGTATCTGATCATTTTATCCTTCCCTGTCATCTAGTTTATACACTGAACTATAATATTTAACAGATCGCATGAGCAAACAACCCTTTGATTTCTCACATAGCAGTTTGTTTTGTATATCTAAATAAAGGTACTTgatatttagcctaatatttgtGTCGCTCAGATTCCGAAAGTTACAGTTGTGTTTATCacattataatgttgtttttgtttatcttttttttattttgtgatctgaaataaatgttatttttataaccattataattttttgtaCCCATGGCCTAAACTAATTCTTGTAGCTATGGGCTAGACTAGAGCAAAAGATTTTAAATTTCCATATTTGTATCCCATAAATCCAGCCAGCAGAGGGCACAGTATCACGTATTCTCAGCCATTCATCTTTGGAAAAGAATACTAGTGCACTAGTTTACTGCATATAATACTGctatatattttgtgtttgttttttttgttttttttttacaatatttagtgaAATAACGTTATTTTGAGATTTAATCCaattttgttgttgatgttaaaagaatatatataaaaaatcacaGATGATATTTATTTGTCACACTTGAAATGGATGGTTGAGTGGGGTGCATTGCAATAATGcatttctttattcattttaacattaaacTGACGAATCTGAATCAAGTCTTCCAGAGAGCCATCTAATAATGACATTATTATGAAGTATCTTTTAATGAACTGTACAAGCTCAATACCACAGAAATAAGTCTTTGTATGATCTCATTTTGATGTTACAATCATGACCGTCCCTAATATCCTCCAGCATTTGCTGTCTCAAAACTGAAGAATGAGTGTGCATCACAAGCATCCATGTGAGACTAACAAAAGCGGGGACCACAGTTTAACCAGCCAAGAGCCTCTCCCTAAATTCCCTCTTTATggctgtgtatatgtgtgtgagtgtgtgtggctcGGGAAACAGAGGCAAACATGCATGAAGTATGTGTCACATGTTGCATGATGCGATCACACTGAGAAATGCCTAGTGTGCTTGATTCTCTTTTGAGGAATGAGAATTGACCACCTACCACACGTGGTTCGGGGGCTGCCGAGGCAGCTAGGCAGACCGATCATGGGGATATTGAAGCAGGGTTCCTTGCTTCTCTTTTCAGTCCACATGTACATGTTTTTTCCTACCTAATATTTTTGGAGGCAGTGTTGGGATGCCTCCCTACGTTCCAGGGCTTTGAAGTAGGTGGTTCCCCTCAATCCCACATGCTTTGGTCTGTTTCCCCAAAGGGTTTTAAGTAGATGACCCATTGTCTTATGAACATAGCTGTTTGAGGAATGTTGTGTTCCCAACTTGGCTGAATGGGATGTCCCTCCTTATATTAGTGTTGGTTGGGTACCCCATTTCCCCCAAGTTCTTTTAGCTGTCCATAGCATTATTTTTGGTGCTCTCTCACAAGGTGGACAGGCATGCACCATGGTATGGTGTAGTGGGTATTTCATTACCCAAAGTGTCCCCAAGGAGACACAATGTGGAGTTCCCTTGAaggggaacatctcaggttatgcgtgtactgtttaaataaaacactgatacattaaatgaaatgtttaaaaactgtTTGTATTTAATGTCCCTTAAAATATCAGTGCTGCTATTTCTGCTGACTACACTGGTTTATCAGATGTCCTGTGTGTCAGGGGATGGTCACCCCCTCTGGTGGATGCTGCTAATTAACATTCCTGTTTGGGACAGTAAGTCGAGGTTGCGAGGCCGACAGGGACGCATGCCTGGCCTGGTGAAATCTGTCTCCCACTCACTGCTATAATCACCAGGTCCTCTAGATCAGGGGAGGAGAGGGCACTGACCTCTCAGTACAGAAAGGACATCACTAATTATTGGTGCACATCCTGAGTCCCAGTGGGTTAAGTATTCTTGTCACACAGAGACAACAAAAAAGGATGCGCTCCACTTTATGAGCTCCAATAGTAGTTAGATTTGACATTTAATCATATTTAGTGGTGgttgctaaggcaagcatcactgctattacttaatatttgaaatatagcACAGAACTTGTGATACCTGAAATAGTGCAGCttgcagaggaagaggaagtgatTAGATGTGTAAttgctacaaacacacacatgcatacacacacacacaaaaaaaaaatatatagcaatCAGTTCCTTGCCTGCATATTTGAGTGTCTGTTTCCAAGacttaaaatttatatatttagattattttaacaTGAGTAAATTAATGGCATGCAAACAAAATGGATGCTACATAAACTTATCTCCTAATGCGTGTATATCCTCCTCCTCTAATGATCTTGACAGGAAGCTAAAGGATAGTGTATAAGTCAAAGTGACCAGAAACTTTCTTTCTTGAGCTCTTTGTTGTTTactttgtaataatgtttgtTGTTAAGCAGTTCTACCAGTGGTGTATTTTATGAGCAAGCTGGTGTGATTATGTACGTATACTGACAATGTCACGACCCAAAATATATGAGCCATGGCTACTATCTTTGTTGAGAAGGTATTCATTGagttatatagatagatagatagatagatagatagatagatagatagatagatagatagatagatagatagatagatagataga
This genomic window from Carassius gibelio isolate Cgi1373 ecotype wild population from Czech Republic chromosome A6, carGib1.2-hapl.c, whole genome shotgun sequence contains:
- the LOC128015905 gene encoding CTTNBP2 N-terminal-like protein; this translates as MAPATESRLNVEALSKRDVLLLFSALEGELEARDFVIQALKAQCRDSYIWERYGKYNLSDPFLALQRDGEVLQSSGQTRGDRESSSQRREGFCGATAHSDPLAVLKLVVGHCRRMQEKMLKQLAAAETRHRRVIADLEEEKRKHAEDTAEGDDVTYILEKERERLLQQLEFEKAKTSRMERENKRLYDQLEEQRVQHKQLMTALRRECKRSSTRAHKESQRSNEISHRLDRERAANQALRAELQEEKKQAMQTEARREELLAEFDTEREQLGLRLRKEEARSRALQEEVEKLRREMNNAEEKSNKMQTKMNGHHVPIEEDGNFEKQGMLTNGSSQTKPQAHSPTNINQSPDMPSTQAAYQAGINQRFHAARHKFQGTPDQDSQTLSSPPNSPCDFSPSGAHVTPPDNTSSKQAARSSVTHAPSRFSTQQSPSKPTSPNSSPFGTDYRTLANSGMLSPTIRSPTISRGNPPPVPPKKPGLADTPPSPATLRAAHLAQMRVG